Sequence from the Pseudomonadota bacterium genome:
GCTCGCCACGGGCGAGTTCATCGGCGCGTTCGGCCTGACCGAGCCGGATCACGGTTCCGATCCCGGCGGCATGAAGACGCGGGCGCGAAAGGCCGATGGCGGCTATCGGCTGTCAGGCGCGAAGATGTGGATCTCAAACTCGCCGATCGCCGACGTATTCGTTGTCTGGGCCAAGGACGACGACGGCGATATCCGCGGCTTCATCCTTGATCGCGGGATGAAAGGTCTGACGACGCCGAAGATCGAAGGCAAGTTCAGCCTGCGCGCCGGGCCGACCGGCGAGATCGTCATGGACGACGTCTTCGTGCCGGAGGAAAACGCCTTCCCTGACATCCGTGGTCTGAAAGGCCCCTTCGGTTGTCTGAACAACGCGCGCTTCGGCATCGCCTGGGGCGCGCTGGGCGCCGCCAGCTTCTGTTGGCAAGCCGCGCGGACCTACACGCTGGAGCGCACCCAGTTCGGCCGGCCGCTCGCCGCCAATCAGTTGATTCAGAAAAAGCTCGCCGACATGCAGACCGAAATCGCGATCGGCCTGCAGTCGTGCCTGCGGGTCGGGCGTCTGAAGGACGAGAACCGCGCGGCGCCGGAAATGATCTCACTGATCAAACGCAATTCGTGCGGCAAGTCGCTGGAAATCGCGCGGACGTCGCGGGACATGCATGGCGGCAATGGCGTCAGCGACGAGTACGGCGTGATCCGTCACGTGCTGAACCTGGAAGCCGTCAATACGTACGAAGGCACCCATGACATCCACGCGCTGATCCTGGGCCGCGCGCAGACGGGCATCCAGGCGTTCACAAATTAAGCAGGTCGGACCTCGCGCTCACTCCTGGACCAGGGTGAGCGTGTTGCCCGCGGGGTCGTCGAAATGGGCGAGCGTGCCGCCCCAAGGTTGGCGTTCGGGTTCGCCGTGGAAACGTATCCCGGCCTCTGACCAAGCCGCATGGACAGCGGCAATGTCGTTGACCGGAAACGAGATGCCGGCGAAGCGGCCGATCAGTTCTGCTTCCTCGGCATCATCGGGATCGCCCTTTTCGATCAGCAAACCCACTTGGCCGCTTTGAAACATCGCGGCGTCATCGCTGCGAAAAAGCTCCTTCAGACCAAGCACGTCACGATAGAAATCGGCCACCGGCTCGACCTCAGTACAGAACAGGCGAACCGCGTTCAACGGGCCGACGGCAAATGACTGTGTTATCGGCGACGACGCAGCGTTGGGCATAAGTAAATCTCCAAAACGAAATCTCAGCGCTTCTCGGCGGCGGTCTTATGACGGTCGTAGCGCCGTCAGCAAGTCATCAAGCAAACCGCTATGGCGGTCGACATCAGAGCGCGCGGTTTGCGGCGCAACCAGGCACATGTTCTGGAACGGCGTCAGCAACACACCCCGGTTCAGCATGTAGAGATGCAACAGATGATCGAACCTGTCGTCGATCGCCGCCAACGCATCACGGCCATTCGTCATCGCCTTGCCGAACGGGTCGTACGCGACACGCGCGCCGAGCCGGACGACGTGGCCGTCGCATCCATGCTTCGCGAGAACATCGGCGACGCCCGTTTCGATAGCCTCAGCCGCGTCAATCATCTGATCGAACGTCTTATCGGTCATCACATGGTCGAGCATCACGCGCATGCCGGCCATGGCGAGCGCATGCCCGGTCAACGTACCGCCGATGGCGAAGATGCCGGGACCAGTCTCGGCCATCACCAAACCAACCCGTTCGGCCAGGTCAGCAGACAGACCGTAAGTCGCCGCCGGCACACCACCGGCAATAGGCTTGCCGAGCGTCACCGTGTCTGGCTTGACGTCGTGGAGTGCTGTGTAACCGCCCGGCCCGCAGCAGATGGTATGCGTTTCGTCCAACGCGAAGATGGCTTCATGGCGGTGCGCGGCAGCCTTGACGGCCTCCAGAAAACCCGGTTCCGGCAACACGACCCGGCAGTTCGTCAACGCCGGTTCGGTCATGACGCAGGCTATGTCGCCGGCAGCCAGGACACGCTCGACCGCCTCGATGTCGTTGAACTCGACGACCTCCGTGGTCTCACGCGGGTCGACTTCGTGACCGACCATCTCCGGGCTTGCGGCGGCGACACCGTTCTTTGACGTAATCAGCGCCTCGACGAGATTGCCGTGATAACAGCCATTGAACAGCAGCACCTTGCGCTTGCCGGTCACCGCGCGCGCCAGGCGCAAAATGAAGCGATTGGCATCGGTCGCCGACACCGCGAACTGCCAGCTCGGCAGGCCAAATCGCCCGGCCAGCGTCGCGCCGACTTCGGCCGCGTCGGCGGTTGGCAACATCATACTGGCACCGGTCGCCAAACGCGCGTTCAGCGCCTGGGCCACATCCCGCCGGCCATGACCGAACAGCGACGCGGTGTCACCCATACAGAAGTCGACATAGTCTAGGCCGTCAACGTCAGTCACATGGGCGCCGCTGGCGCGATCGGCATAGAGCGGGAACGGTCCGGCCCACCGGCGCATCCAGTTGAGCGGCACGCCGTTCAGGAGGTGCGCGCCAGCCGCCTCAAACAGTGCGCGTGAACGCGGGTGGTCGGTTTCGAAGGTTTGGATTTCTTGGTCAAGCAGCGCCTGGACGTCGGCTTCGCGCGGCTTCCACACCATCAGGCGACGTGGCGTCCATGCGCCTTGATCTCGC
This genomic interval carries:
- a CDS encoding acyl-CoA dehydrogenase; amino-acid sequence: MSKAAAQSGTPSASAKQRAHFQWDDPFLLDEQLTEDERMIRDSTRQFAADYLMARVQDDFRNESSDREVMTKMGEMGLLGPTIDGYGCAGISYVAYGLIAHEIEFVDSAYRSSASVQSSLVMHPIHAYGTEEQRQKYLPKLATGEFIGAFGLTEPDHGSDPGGMKTRARKADGGYRLSGAKMWISNSPIADVFVVWAKDDDGDIRGFILDRGMKGLTTPKIEGKFSLRAGPTGEIVMDDVFVPEENAFPDIRGLKGPFGCLNNARFGIAWGALGAASFCWQAARTYTLERTQFGRPLAANQLIQKKLADMQTEIAIGLQSCLRVGRLKDENRAAPEMISLIKRNSCGKSLEIARTSRDMHGGNGVSDEYGVIRHVLNLEAVNTYEGTHDIHALILGRAQTGIQAFTN
- a CDS encoding VOC family protein produces the protein MPNAASSPITQSFAVGPLNAVRLFCTEVEPVADFYRDVLGLKELFRSDDAAMFQSGQVGLLIEKGDPDDAEEAELIGRFAGISFPVNDIAAVHAAWSEAGIRFHGEPERQPWGGTLAHFDDPAGNTLTLVQE
- a CDS encoding transaminase, translated to MVWKPREADVQALLDQEIQTFETDHPRSRALFEAAGAHLLNGVPLNWMRRWAGPFPLYADRASGAHVTDVDGLDYVDFCMGDTASLFGHGRRDVAQALNARLATGASMMLPTADAAEVGATLAGRFGLPSWQFAVSATDANRFILRLARAVTGKRKVLLFNGCYHGNLVEALITSKNGVAAASPEMVGHEVDPRETTEVVEFNDIEAVERVLAAGDIACVMTEPALTNCRVVLPEPGFLEAVKAAAHRHEAIFALDETHTICCGPGGYTALHDVKPDTVTLGKPIAGGVPAATYGLSADLAERVGLVMAETGPGIFAIGGTLTGHALAMAGMRVMLDHVMTDKTFDQMIDAAEAIETGVADVLAKHGCDGHVVRLGARVAYDPFGKAMTNGRDALAAIDDRFDHLLHLYMLNRGVLLTPFQNMCLVAPQTARSDVDRHSGLLDDLLTALRPS